In the genome of Schistocerca piceifrons isolate TAMUIC-IGC-003096 chromosome X, iqSchPice1.1, whole genome shotgun sequence, one region contains:
- the LOC124721727 gene encoding succinate dehydrogenase assembly factor 3, mitochondrial — MELVHVRNVRFLYKAILKLHRGLPKELQIIGNGYVRDEFKRHKSCTPHETELFMSEWTKYAVSLAEQLKLKGVNMKQFGAQLDEDRIEQMRDDQLYQLYELMVAAKGENAIEHQ, encoded by the exons ATGGAGTTAGTACACGTTAGGAATGTACGATTTCTTTACAAAGCGATACTGAAGTTGCACAGAGGATTACCAAAGGAACTGCAAATTATAGGAAATGGTTATGTCCGAGATGAATTCAAGAGACATAAAAGCTGTACTCCACATGAAACCGAATTGTTTATGTCCGAATGGACG AAATATGCTGTCTCCCTTGCTGAACAGTTGAAGCTAAAAGGAGTTAATATGAAACAGTTCGGTGCGCAGTTGGATGAGGACCGCATCGAGCAGATGAGAGATGACCAGCTATACCAGTTGTATGAGCTAATGGTTGCTGCGAAAGGAGAAAATGCAATTGAGCATCAATAA